The following proteins are encoded in a genomic region of Zea mays cultivar B73 chromosome 9, Zm-B73-REFERENCE-NAM-5.0, whole genome shotgun sequence:
- the LOC103638712 gene encoding homogentisate geranylgeranyltransferase, chloroplastic produces the protein MPCSNDAQARRSRHASPPPPPAGTGPLGFLSPSHIHGSERTATFWLCQPVQLLYRTVRTARVLDPLAARARISRDISLSLSPSLAREILLVGSYSYLISPPVHLPSSGTRTTMQVTPAATLRPAAAHALRLSTDHCREGPKIRVRFGSRKLSWTETLDDATSLTRATGRQRRHSSILKVSCWAAAHHQHNSNPQHFKATGIRIAKTLHAFYQFCRPHTIFGTIIGITSVSLLPVKSLDDFTLIAIWGFLEALVAALCMNVYVVGLNQIFDIEIDKVNKPTLPLASGEFSVPTAVVLVVAFLVMSISIGIRSKSAPLMCALLVSFLLGSAYSIDVPLLRWKRHAFLAAFCIIFVRAVVVQLAFFAHMQQHVLKRPLAPTRSVVFATFFMCCFAAVIALFKDIPDVDGDRDFGIQSMTVRLGQQRVHRLCINILMTAYAAAILVGASSTNLYQKIVIVSGHVLLASTLWQRAQQFDIENKDCITQFYMFIWKLFYAEYFLIPFV, from the exons ATGCCATGCAGCAACGACGCACAAGCGCGCAGATCGAGACAtgcatcgccgccgccgccgccggctggCACGGGGCCGTTGGGCTTTTTATCACCCAGTCACATTCACGGCAGCGAGCGAACTGCAACATTCTGGCTCTGCCAGCCGGTCCAGCTGCTCTACCGCACGGTTCGCACCGCGCGCGTACTGGATCCATTAGCCGCGCGCGCGCGCATCTCTCGtgatatctctctctctctctctccctctctcgcccgAGAGATCCTCCTCGTCGGGTCCTACTCCTACCTCATCAGTCCTCCGGTCCATCTGCCCTCCTCCGGCACAAGGACGACGATGCAGGTCACGCCGGCGGCGACCCTGCGGCCGGCGGCGGCGCACGCGTTGCGGCTGTCTACAG ATCACTGCAGGGAAGGGCCAAAGATTAGGGTTCGGTTCGGATCGAGGAAACTATCGTGGACAG AAACACTTGATGATGCCACTAGTCTGACGAGAGCCACCGGAAGGCAACGCAGGCATTCCTCAATCCTCAAAGTGAGCTGCTGGGCAGCTGCTCATCACCAACACAATTCTAATCCCCAGCACTTTAAGGCGACTGGCATACGAATCGCAAAGACGCTGCATGCCTTCTATCAGTTCTGCCGACCACACACAATATTTGGAACC ATAATAGGCATTACTTCGGTGTCTCTCCTGCCAGTGAAGAGCCTGGACGATTTTACGTTGATAGCTATATGGGGATTTCTCGAG GCTTTGGTCGCCGCATTATGTATGAACGTTTATGTAGTAGGGCTGAACCAGATATTTGACATTGAGATTGACAAG GTCAATAAGCCAACCCTCCCGTTGGCGTCCGGAGAGTTTTCGGTGCCAACTGCAGTAGTATTAGTAGTGGCATTCTTGGTCATG AGCATTAGCATCGGAATAAGATCGAAGTCTGCTCCATTGATGTGTGCTTTGCTTGTTAGCTTCCTTCTTGGAAGCGCATACTCCATTGAT GTTCCATTACTCCGGTGGAAGCGACATGCTTTTCTAGCTGCATTCTGTATAATCTTTGTGAGGGCTGTAGTGGTCCAGTTAGCTTTCTTTGCACACATGCAG CAACACGTTCTGAAGAGGCCCTTGGCACCTACAAGATCGGTGGTCTTTGCAACATTTTTCATGTGTTGCTTCGCTGCAGTAATAGCGCTATTCAAG GATATTCCTGATGTCGATGGAGATAGAGATTTCGGCATTCAGTCCATGACTGTACGATTAGGCCAACAGAGA GTGCATAGGCTCTGCATTAACATTCTCATGACAGCATACGCAGCTGCAATTTTGGTAGGCGCATCATCTACAAACCTGTATCAGAAGATTGTCATT GTGTCTGGTCATGTCTTGCTTGCCTCCACACTCTGGCAAAGAGCACAACAATTTGACATTGAGAATAAGGATTGTATCACACAATTTTATATGTTCATTTGGAAG TTATTCTACGCTGAGTATTTTCTTATACCATTTGTGTAG